From Populus trichocarpa isolate Nisqually-1 chromosome 19, P.trichocarpa_v4.1, whole genome shotgun sequence, a single genomic window includes:
- the LOC7459220 gene encoding uncharacterized protein LOC7459220: protein MSSKERPTLGGTRIKTRKRNIAAPLDPAAFADAVVQIYLDNAGDLELVAKSIESADLNFSRYGDTFFEVVFTGGRTQPGTTKPDEGERHPYSIIDCEPTREIILPSVIYTQKILRRKPFLIKNLENVMRRFLQSLELFEENERKKLAIFTALAFSQKLSGLPPETVFQPLLKDNLVAKGIVLSFITDFFKEYLVDNSLDDLISILKRGKMEENLMDFFPSAKRSAEGFSEHFSKEGLIPLVEYNEKKIFEVKLKEMKSALTTQIAEEADMSEVIDTVKQRVKDAKLPDIEIVRILWDVLMDAVQWSGKNQQQNANSALRQVKTWAQLLNTFCTNGKLELELLYKVQMQCYEDAKLMKLFPEIVRSLYDQDVLAEDTILHWFRKGTNPKGRQTFVKALEPFVNWLEEAEEEE, encoded by the exons ATGAG CTCGAAGGAGAGACCCACTCTTGG TGGCACGCGGATTAAGACCCGCAAACGGAATATTGCTGCTCCACTGGACCCTGCAGCATTTGCTGATGCAGTGGTCCAGATTTACTTGGATAATGCTGGTGATTTG GAACTTGTTGCTAAGAGCATTGAATCTGCAGACCTTAACTTCTCAAGATACGGTGACACCTTTTTTGAG GTTGTTTTCACAGGAGGCCGTACACAACCTGGCACAACAAAACCTGATGAAGGTGAACGCCATCCTTACTCTATAATAGATTGTGAGCCTACACGGGAAATCATTTTACCATCAGTAATCTACACGCAGAAAATTCTGCGCCGCAAGCCATTTCTCATTAAGAACCTTGAAAATGTTATGCGAAGGTTCCTGCAGTCACTGGAActttttgaagaaaatgaaaggaagaAGCTGGCCATTTTCACGGCTCTTGCATTCTCCCAGAAATTATCTGGGTTGCCACCCGAGACTGTTTTTCAGCCTCTGCTTAAGGATAACCTTGTGGCCAAAGGGATAGTTCTTTCATTTATAACAGACTTCTTCAAGGAGTATCTGGTTGATAATAGCCTTGATGATCTGATTTCAATTCTGAAACGGGGAAAAATGGAGGAGAACCTTATGGACTTCTTCCCATCTGCAAAGCGATCTGCTGAAGGTTTCTCTGAGCATTTCTC CAAGGAAGGACTGATACCTTTGGTTGaatataatgaaaagaaaatatttgaggTGAAGCTGAAGGAAATGAAATCTGCATTAACAACTCAGATAGCAGAGGAAGCTGACATGTCTGAAGTCATCGACACAGTGAAACAACGGGTTAAAGATGCTAAGTTACCAGACATTGAAATTGTGCGTATTTTGTGGGATGTATTAATGGATGCTGTACAATGGTCTGGGAAGAATCAGCAGCAGAATGCCAATTCAGCTTTGCGCCAG GTAAAGACATGGGCACAACTCTTAAATACATTTTGCACCAATGGCAAACTTGAGCTGGAACTCTTGTACAAAGTTCAGATGCAATGCTATGAGGATGCTAAGTTGATGAAGCTATTTCCTGAGATTGTGAGGTCTCTCTATGATCAGGACGTGCTTGCAGAAGACACCATTCTGCACTGGTTCCGCAAAGGAACAAATCCCAAGGGCAG GCAAACCTTTGTGAAGGCCCTGGAGCCCTTTGTTAACTGGCTGGAAGAGGCTGAGGAAGAGGAATGA